In Rhizophagus irregularis chromosome 12, complete sequence, a single window of DNA contains:
- a CDS encoding Acetolactate synthase mitochondrial: MNFTRFFFRSLSRSSNAAFLKQQRHVIVGSKSYSILKSSTPRKAVSVKVNTLNDLKHSHSNQIRTMKTLDFGGTKEVVYERSDWPKEKFQEFFKNDTIAVIGYGPQGSGQSLNARDNGLNIIIGLREGGRSWNEALADGWVPGKTLFPIEEALKKGTIIFNLLSDAAQKELWPKFVPHLTKGKTLYFSHGFSIVFKDETHVIPPKDIDVIMVAPKGSGRTVRSLFLDKRGINSSIAIFQDVSGKAKDTAVALGVAIGSGYLYETTFEREVFSDLFGERGVLMGAIQGLFLAQYEVLRSRGHTPSEAFNETVEEATQSLYPLIGANGMDWMYAACSTTAQRGALDWYKPFRDANKPVFERLYEAVANGSETRRVLEKNSSPTYREELEKELEEIRESEIWKTGKTVRNLRPENK; encoded by the exons ATGAATTTTACGcgctttttttttcgttctttaaGTCGTTCCTCTAACGCTGCTTTTTTAAAGCAACAAAGACACGTTATTGTTGGCTCAAAATCTTACTCGATACTAAAAAGTTCAACTCCAAGAAAAGCTGTTAGTGTTAAG GTTAATACTTTAAACGATTTAAAACACTCTCACTCAAATCAAATTCGAACTATGAAAACACTCGATTTTGGTGGAACTAAAGAAGTTGTCTATGAGAGATCCGATTGgccaaaagaaaaatttcaagagttttttaaaaatgatacaATTGCTGTAATTGGATATGGGCCTCAAGGAAGTGGGCAAAGTTTGAATGCACGTGATAATggattaaatattatcattggACTTAGAGAAGGTGGAAGAAGCTGGAATGAAGCATTGGCAGATGGCTGG gtTCCTGGAAAGACACTCTTTCCTATTGAGGAAGCCCTGAAAAAAGGAACGATTATTTTTAATCTCTTGTCAGATGCTGCACAAAAAGAACTTTGGCCTAAATTTGTACCACACTTAACAAAAGGAAagactttatatttttctcaTGGTTTCTCTATTGTGTTCAAGGATGAGACTCATGTTATACCCCCAAAAGATATTGATGTAATCATGGTTGCGCCAAAAGG ATCAGGAAGAACTGTTCGTTCTCTTTTCCTTGATAAACGTGGCATAAATTCCTCTATTGCAATCTTTCAGGATGTTTCTGGTAAAGCAAAAGATACTGCTGTAGCTCTTGGTGTAGCCATCGGGTCAGGTTACCTTTATGAAACAACTTTTGAAAGAGAAGTTTTCTCTGATCTTTTTGGTGAACGAGGTGTACTTATGGGTGCAATTCAAGGTTTATTCCTTGCACAGTATGAAGTTTTAAGATCACGTGGACATACACCCTCCGAGGCGTTTAATGAGACTGTGGAAGAGGCAACTCAATCATTGTATCCATTAATTGGCGCAAATGGCATGGATTG GATGTATGCTGCTTGTTCAACAACGGCTCAACGTGGTGCTCTTGATTGGTATAAGCCATTCCGTGATGCAAACAAACCAGTTTTTGAAAGATTATACGAAGCTGTAGCTAATGGAAGTGAAACTCGTAGAGTTTTGGAAAAGAACTCCTCGCCCACATATCgtgaagaattagaaaaagagCTAGAAGAAATTAG GGAAAGTGAAATATGGAAAACTGGTAAGACTGTTAGAAATCTCCGTCcggaaaataaataa